TTTCAGCGCGTATCGAATAAGCACTTGCACGATAAGTCGAGTGATTTATCAGAGCTTTTACTCTACGCGCACAACCTCACCGTCTTCTTTAGTAAATATCGCCGCCGGGCTAGCCAATAAATCGAGTACGCACTCTGAAGGCCGACACAGCCTTGCGCCTTTAGCTGTAACGACAATCGGGCGATTGATCAGAATTGGGTACGCGATCATGGCGTCTATCAGCTGATCATCGCTTAACGCTAGATTTTCTAGATTGAGCTCTTCAAACGGAGTGCCCTTACGACGCAACAACTCTCGCGGAGCAATCGCCATCATTGAAATCAGCTCAACTAGTCGTTCACGACTCAGCGGTGTCTTGAGATACTCGACCACTTCAGGCGTCTCGCCTGAGGCTTCGAGCATTGCTAGCGTATTACGGGAGGTGCCGCACGCGGGGTTGTGGTAAATCGTCGTATTCAACGCCTTTCACTCCTGACCTTCATTGATGGAACATTCATTGAATGTCGCCCAAAACGGCTCACACACGTCTGGATGGCCTGCACAGCAATCATGAATCAGAAAGTTAATCGTTTGCTGCATGTGCCTCAGACTGGCGCGGTAAATAATTGATCGGCCCTGCCTACGCGATACAATCCAACCCGCCCGCGATAGCACCGAAAGATGTGCAGACATCGTGTTATGTGGCACAGATAGCTGACGGGCAATGTCACCCGCAGGAAGGCCTTCGGGTTCATGACGTACAAGCAGCCGAAACACCTCAAGGCGCGTACCTTGAGACAGCGCGGCAAAACTATCGGTAGCGTTTT
This DNA window, taken from Vreelandella profundi, encodes the following:
- a CDS encoding arsenate reductase family protein translates to MLEASGETPEVVEYLKTPLSRERLVELISMMAIAPRELLRRKGTPFEELNLENLALSDDQLIDAMIAYPILINRPIVVTAKGARLCRPSECVLDLLASPAAIFTKEDGEVVRVE
- a CDS encoding ArsR/SmtB family transcription factor translates to MEIKNATDSFAALSQGTRLEVFRLLVRHEPEGLPAGDIARQLSVPHNTMSAHLSVLSRAGWIVSRRQGRSIIYRASLRHMQQTINFLIHDCCAGHPDVCEPFWATFNECSINEGQE